A stretch of the Aegilops tauschii subsp. strangulata cultivar AL8/78 chromosome 4, Aet v6.0, whole genome shotgun sequence genome encodes the following:
- the LOC141022002 gene encoding B3 domain-containing protein At1g16640-like, translating into MERRSCRPWERRGGVGAPRGKRRNYGQACPTLFSKVILAPKLESLPLPLGFTKHFPAVPTKFRLKTYTGCAWRVMVSVIHDRVTLDQGWASFVTVHQIRIGYMVTLKLLTPDTLMVVFNDDGMEVVTKCKKYDDAFAVTV; encoded by the coding sequence ATGGAAAGGAGGTCATGCCGCCCTTGGGAACGACGTGGTGGTGTAGGAGCCCCCCGCGGCAAGCGGAGGAACTACGGGCAGGCATGCCCAACCCTCTTCTCCAAGGTGATCCTTGCTCCGAAGCTGGAGAGCTTGCCTTTGCCTCTAGGCTTCACGAAGCACTTCCCCGCCGTTCCTACAAAGTTCAGATTGAAGACGTACACCGGGTGCGCATGGAGGGTCATGGTCAGTGTGATCCACGACAGGGTCACTCTTGACCAGGGTTGGGCCTCCTTCGTCACCGTTCACCAGATCAGGATTGGGTACATGGTGACCTTGAAGTTGCTGACTCCCGACACCTTGATGGTTGTCTTCAACGACGACGGCATGGAGGTGGTCACCAAGTGCAAGAAGTACGACGACGCCTTTGCCGTGACCGTCTAG